In a genomic window of Thermosynechococcus sp. CL-1:
- the psaB gene encoding photosystem I core protein PsaB codes for MATKFPKFSQDLAQDPTTRRIWYAIAMAHDFESHDGMTEENLYQKIFASHFGHLAIIFLWVSGSLFHVAWQGNFEQWIQDPVNTRPIAHAIWDPQFGKAAVDAFTQAGASNPVDIAYSGVYHWWYTIGMRTNGDLYQGAIFLLILASLALFAGWLHLQPKFRPSLSWFKNAESRLNHHLAGLFGVSSLAWAGHLIHVAIPESRGQHVGWDNFLSTMPHPAGLAPFFTGNWGVYAQNPDTASHVFGTAEGAGTAILTFLGGFHPQTESLWLTDMAHHHLAIAVLFIVAGHMYRTQFGIGHSIKEMMDAKDFFGTKVEGPFNMPHQGIYETYNNSLHFQLGWHLACLGVITSLVAQHMYSLPPYAFIAQDHTTMAALYTHHQYIAGFLMVGAFAHGAIFLVRDYDPAQNKGNVLDRVLQHKEAIISHLSWVSLFLGFHTLGLYVHNDVVVAFGTPEKQILIEPVFAQFIQAAHGKLLYGFDTLLSNPDSIASTAWPNYGNVWLPGWLDAINSGTNSLFLTIGPGDFLVHHAIALGLHTTTLILVKGALDARGSKLMPDKKDFGYAFPCDGPGRGGTCDISAWDAFYLAMFWMLNTIGWVTFYWHWKHLGVWEGNVAQFNENSTYLMGWLRDYLWLNSSQLINGYNPFGTNNLSVWAWMFLFGHLVWATGFMFLISWRGYWQELIETLVWAHERTPLANLVRWKDKPVALSIVQARLVGLAHFSVGYVLTYAAFLIASTAAKFG; via the coding sequence ATGGCAACTAAATTTCCGAAGTTTAGCCAAGACCTCGCACAGGATCCGACCACACGCCGGATTTGGTATGCCATCGCCATGGCTCACGACTTTGAAAGCCACGATGGCATGACCGAGGAAAATCTTTACCAGAAGATTTTTGCCTCCCACTTTGGGCATCTGGCCATCATCTTCCTGTGGGTGTCTGGTAGCCTATTCCACGTTGCGTGGCAGGGGAACTTTGAACAATGGATTCAAGACCCTGTCAACACCCGTCCCATCGCCCATGCGATCTGGGATCCTCAATTTGGCAAAGCCGCAGTGGATGCCTTTACCCAAGCGGGGGCTTCTAACCCTGTGGACATTGCCTACTCCGGTGTCTATCACTGGTGGTACACCATCGGTATGCGCACCAACGGTGACCTCTACCAAGGTGCCATCTTCCTGCTGATTCTGGCTTCGCTGGCTCTCTTTGCCGGCTGGCTGCACCTACAACCCAAATTCCGTCCTAGCCTCTCTTGGTTCAAAAATGCCGAATCGCGGTTGAACCACCACTTGGCGGGTCTGTTTGGGGTTAGCTCCTTGGCTTGGGCGGGTCACCTGATTCACGTGGCCATTCCCGAGTCCCGTGGTCAGCACGTGGGCTGGGATAATTTCCTGAGTACCATGCCCCACCCCGCTGGTTTGGCGCCTTTCTTTACGGGCAACTGGGGTGTCTATGCCCAAAACCCTGACACGGCTAGCCACGTCTTTGGCACGGCAGAGGGGGCGGGAACGGCGATTCTCACCTTCTTGGGTGGCTTCCATCCCCAAACGGAGTCCCTGTGGCTCACGGATATGGCGCACCACCACCTTGCCATTGCGGTGCTCTTTATTGTGGCGGGTCACATGTACCGCACCCAGTTTGGGATTGGCCACAGCATTAAAGAGATGATGGATGCCAAGGACTTCTTTGGCACGAAGGTGGAAGGTCCCTTCAACATGCCTCACCAAGGCATCTATGAAACCTACAACAACTCGCTGCACTTCCAGTTGGGTTGGCACTTGGCCTGCTTGGGCGTGATCACCTCCTTGGTGGCACAGCACATGTACTCGCTGCCACCCTATGCCTTCATTGCCCAAGACCACACCACGATGGCTGCCCTCTATACGCATCACCAGTACATTGCTGGCTTCTTGATGGTGGGTGCCTTTGCCCATGGTGCCATCTTCTTGGTGCGGGACTATGATCCAGCCCAAAACAAAGGCAACGTGTTGGATCGGGTGCTGCAACATAAAGAGGCGATTATTTCCCACCTAAGCTGGGTGTCCCTCTTCTTGGGCTTCCACACCTTGGGTCTCTATGTCCACAACGATGTCGTGGTGGCCTTTGGTACCCCCGAAAAGCAAATCCTGATTGAGCCGGTGTTTGCTCAGTTCATTCAAGCGGCCCATGGCAAACTGCTTTACGGTTTTGATACGCTGCTGTCGAACCCCGATAGCATTGCCAGCACTGCTTGGCCGAACTACGGTAACGTCTGGCTCCCTGGTTGGCTCGATGCCATCAACAGTGGTACCAACTCCTTGTTCTTGACGATTGGCCCTGGGGACTTTTTGGTGCACCACGCCATTGCTCTAGGTCTGCACACCACCACCTTGATTTTGGTCAAAGGTGCGTTGGATGCCCGTGGTTCCAAACTGATGCCAGATAAAAAAGACTTTGGCTATGCTTTCCCCTGTGATGGCCCTGGCCGTGGCGGTACCTGCGATATTTCTGCATGGGATGCCTTCTATCTAGCGATGTTCTGGATGCTGAACACCATTGGCTGGGTTACCTTCTACTGGCACTGGAAACACCTTGGTGTCTGGGAAGGCAATGTGGCTCAGTTCAACGAAAACTCTACCTACCTCATGGGTTGGCTGCGGGATTACCTCTGGTTGAACTCGTCGCAGCTCATCAATGGCTACAACCCCTTTGGCACCAATAACCTGTCGGTATGGGCATGGATGTTCCTGTTTGGTCACCTTGTGTGGGCTACAGGCTTCATGTTCCTGATTAGCTGGCGCGGTTACTGGCAAGAGCTGATTGAAACCTTGGTGTGGGCACACGAACGCACTCCCTTGGCCAACTTGGTGCGTTGGAAAGACAAGCCGGTGGCGCTGTCCATTGTGCAAGCCCGTTTGGTGGGTTTGGCTCACTTCAGTGTTGGCTATGTCTTGACCTACGCGGCCTTCTTGATTGCTTCAACCGCTGCCA